Proteins encoded within one genomic window of Triticum aestivum cultivar Chinese Spring chromosome 2D, IWGSC CS RefSeq v2.1, whole genome shotgun sequence:
- the LOC123049620 gene encoding annexin-like protein RJ4, translating into MATIKVPQVVPSPVEDAEALMKAFQGWGTDEQAVIYILAHRDAAQRKLIRLAYEEKYDERLTDRLESELSGDLQTAMGYWVLDPTERQAVIANAATKCIDEEYPVIVEIACANSPAELLEVKRAYHAIYKRSLEEDVAAGATGNLRNLLVALVSAYRYDGDEVNGGLARSEAKIIQADVKNGVTADHGELIRVLGTRSRAQLGATFNCFRDEHGTTVTKALLHAPDTTGYARALRTAARCIADTDKYFAKVLRNAMHKSGTDEESLLRVVVMRAEKDLRGIKDEFHKRASVALEQAIAKEASGDFKTFITALVGTSQ; encoded by the exons ATGGCCACGATCAAAGTTCCTCAAGTTGTCCCTTCTCCGGTTGAAGATGCTGAGGCGCTCATGAAGGCCTTCCAAG GATGGGGCACTGACGAGCAGGCAGTGATCTACATACTAGCTCACCGGGACGCGGCGCAGAGGAAGCTGATCCGGCTGGCGTACGAAGAGAAATACGACGAGCGCCTCACCGACCGGCTCGAGTCAGAGCTCTCCGGCGATCTTCAG ACGGCGATGGGCTACTGGGTACTCGACCCCACGGAGAGGCAGGCCGTGATCGCCAACGCCGCCACGAAATGCATCGACGAGGAGTACCCCGTGATCGTGGAGATCGCCTGCGCCAACTCGCCCGCCGAGCTCCTGGAAGTGAAGCGGGCCTACCACGCCATCTACAAGCGCTCGCTGGAGGAAGACGTCGCCGCTGGCGCCACGGGAAACCTCCGCAAT CTCTTGGTCGCTCTGGTGAGCGCCTACaggtacgacggcgatgaggtgaACGGCGGGCTAGCGAGGTCGGAGGCGAAGATCATTCAAGCGGACGTGAAAAACGGCGTCACGGCGGATCACGGGGAGCTCATCAGGGTCCTAGGCACCAGGAGCAGAGCCCAGCTCGGCGCCACGTTCAACTGCTTCAGAGATGAGCACGGCACCACCGTCACCAAG GCCCTGCTGCATGCCCCCGACACGACGGGCTACGCGCGTGCGCTGCGGACCGCGGCGAGGTGCATCGCCGACACAGACAAGTACTTCGCCAAGGTCCTGAGGAACGCGATGCACAAGTCGGGGACCGACGAGGAGAGCCTGCTCCGGGTGGTGGTGATGCGCGCGGAGAAGGACCTCAGGGGCATCAAAGACGAGTTCCACAAGAGGGCGTCGGTTGCCCTGGAGCAAGCCATCGCCAAGGAAGCCTCCGGTGACTTCAAGACCTTCATCACGGCTCTTGTTGGGACTAGCCAATAA